The genomic DNA TTGGTTGATACTTTTTGCTATTGGTTTTGTTTCTATTTTTGGAATTCCTCCTCAAATTGTATGTTTTTTATACCCATATGAAAAATACACAAGAATTATTGTTGAGTAGAGCTTTTAACTTGAGTTATCAAGCGAGTCGAGTTCAAGTATTTTAATTTAGCGAATTTGAGTAGTTCAGTTTTTATTGTTATGGATATTCAATCAAGTTTCGAGTTGAGCTTGAGCTTCATCTATTTTAAATTTGATTCAGCTTGATTATTAGTACCTATACATATATTGGTAATTTTATTTAGTAATGCTGGTTGCTCGTGTATTGTGGACTAGGTTCTTAAACCTTGTTCTCGTGCGAGGCTTTTCAGAACTCCAGGCTCATTCAGCTACAGAAGATTGCTTCCTTACTTGATGGATATAGAAAAAGATCATTCTGGTAAATTCTCTGCAGTTTTCTCTTTGCTTTTTCTCTCTTTCCAAACAATCAAATGTATTGTCTAAACTAAGACAAACATTCTTGTATGTGATCTTTACAGGTTCCCAAACAATGGGTCACCCTCAAAAACCTGAGAAGGGTTTCGAGGACGAGCATCTCTTGGCTTCAAATGGTCCAAAATCATTGCCAGATAAGACAACTAGCTGCTCCTTGGTGGTTCACGATACTGATTATGGTAAGCCGTTAATTGCGGCATCAGTCGAGTCCTCTACCTCAAGGGACGATGAGGCTTCCTCAATGCCCGTGGTTAATGGAGAAATTGAGAAACTTGAGTTGCAAGATTCTTTTGAAGGCCGGAATCTGAATTGTttgaaaaattgttcatcttcaaCTATAGAGGATTCTcatttcaatgaggaaaatttAGTTGGTGCGGTTTCTAGTAATAAAACATCGACAGATAACATCGAGGTTGCAAAGATTAGTGTTGAACATCCTTGCAATGCTCAAAGTCTCGAAGTTTTGGGCCAGAATTTTTCTACACTTAATAATAAGTGTGAATCTTCTTGTGATTTTGAAGTTACAGAAAGTTCTAAAGATGACACGAAGAGGTCTGAGATTCAAGGGATGCCAAAAGCCACCATTTGTAATTCCTTTGAATGTCAGCACCTGAATTCTGTGGATCCTGCATTGTCTGAAATGGGAGGAAACGGAAAATGCAGTTTACAGCAGAGAGTTGACATTGATGGTGAAGTTGTGGAACGCGTTGAAGACTTAAGTGGAGAATGTATGTCGATGACACCGCCTGATGTCAATACGTTCTCCAAGTACAAGACTGATGGTAGCAGAGGCAACACAGCGGATAATGTTTCACAAGGTGTAGGTCAAGTTACTGAGAAGTTGACAAATGAAACGCTTCACAGAAATAACAGTCAGGGCCATGCTAAAAGCCCAGACTCAAGTCCTAAAAACAAGATGGTAAGCTTCCATCTACCTACCAGTGTTTCCAGTTATGGTAGTTATTTGCAGTGTCTAATTTGCTGACTCTATAGGTGCATGTTATACTAATTAAAGAtgaatgtttaaaaacatttcatGCTAATGTCACTGTGGCTGTGATGTTTAATAGGCTCCAAAAGCACACTTGCATCTGAAGTTATCTAAAATTCCGGGTTCAGTCAGTTATAGTCGGTTGCTTCCGTATTTGATTGATATAACAAGTCAAAACTCCAGTGAGTCCTATTTCTTCCATTCAGATAATACTGTTGTTTTACATTTAGATCAGAGCCCAAGTATTTTTAACCTTTTTCTTTGATTCTTTACTAGGTGCTTCTGGAAATAATCAGTCACTGAAAGTTGAGAAAAGTTCCAAAGAAAAGCCACTTTCACTGTTCATTACTCCTGCCAAAGACACATCAATGCTTACTTCCAATGACAAAAGTTGTCCCGTAGAGCGTCATAAGGGTGATGATATTAAGCTAGATGTGGTTGCAGCATCAGTTACGAGTACTTCTGACCATAAACCAACAGAGTCTCCTCCTAAACAAGTAGCTGAATCCCCGATGATAATGAATTTACAAGAACCAGGACCACCTGTAAAACCTTCTGCATTGGATACAAGTCAGAAGTTAGAAACTAGGCTTAAAGATGTGGTTCAGTCGCCAGCCATGTCATCAAGCTCTCCAAGAGAAGAAGATGCTAAATTGGCGGCTAATCAGTTACCTCTTGAAACGGATGCGAACTGCATAAAGTCTACCGAGAAATGTGCAAACCATGAAAAGCATATTGAAGCTAGCTTTGTTGAAGCCTCTATGCCTCCTAGAATTCCTTCTGCTAGTCTTCAAAAGGGGATCCTTAAAAGAAACCCACGTGGATGCAGAGGTATTTGTACTTGTCTGAACTGTTCTTCATTTTGGCTTCATGCAGAGAGGTCATTTGAATTCTCAAGAATTCAGATGCAAGATGCTGAAGAAGTGGCtttagatttgattaaagagTTATCTTACCTACGGAATATGTTGGAAAAATCTGCTTTCGTTGCCAAAGATCAGACCAACATTTGCATCGATCAGGTGAATATGACATGATCACTTATTCTTATACTTAGCTTTTAAATATAGTGAGCTAACTGGAAatcttaatcaaaataatttgcgagtattataaaaaatcaaaatgcCTGAATGTTTTAGATGCTTTGCTGCAGCTACCATTAATGCAGTAAAAATCTATATTGGCTTCTTTACCATATTAGATCACGCACTAATAGCGCAAATGTCAAATCCTTCTCTAAGACATGAAGTTTAACGTTCTTACAaagtttattttcatttcattattATCCATATACCTGTCATAGATTGTTCTCACTACAGAAATTCGTGCTAAAACTCTAATATGCTCGATTCAGGTCAAGGAAGCTTGCAAGAAAGCCTCTGATGCTGAAGAACTTGCCAAAACCCGACTCAGTGAAATGAACTATCATCTAAACATTCACTGCAGAATCCCAGTAAGTACTTAACACTTTTCACTCCATAAAAGAAACATCTCTGAATCATTTATCTGCCATTTCTCCTCACTCCCCCACTAATCTCCTGCTAAATTACTACATATTAGTATCATCTTATGGTTTCTTGCACACCAAGCAATCTTACTTCCATCTTGTTCATGTAGTGTGAGGAGCGACCAAGCGTGAGATTTGCCGATTATGTTGAAGAACACGTCATCCATCCGATAGCAGACTCATCGAACAAATAGTTTCAACATAAGAGTTGTTCTTTCTTTGTAATTGTTACTTTATTAGTTAGCTTTGATGATGATATCCCCGTTTCATTTCCAAAATAGCATCTGCCTATATTGATAGTGGTCACACAGACAGCATATTTGTACACCGTTTTTCCATGTAAGAGAAACAAAAAAGTCTGCGAAGAAAAAAGGTGATTTTTGAGTCGCCATTCGATCAATTTCATTAGGTTGAATCTgttatgtaataaaataaatattaaatatgtgaTTTTGATATCATGTAAgagtattattattttataaaaataagtaTTTGACTTAAATGGTATTTATATTATTAAGTACATGTACAATTAGTTCACGTGAAGTTATGGTAAAATTGAGgcaattaattaatttgaaattttatcttttcaaaatatttaaaattatccattgaagtaaattgaaaaataaaagagtAAATGACAAAATTTCTATAAAagttttgaaaatcacaaaattaagatttttaaaatatttatttttcttaaaatgttTATCTTGAATTATGTTACATAAGATTTAATGTgccatttaataattaaattaataattttaataatagaaGGACCTAATTGATATAATCTTAATAGTTTAGAGATGTAATTAGAATGATTTGAAGTTTAATGACCAATTTAAAATTAGAGTCATAGTTTGGAAATGTTTGGTAGAATTAACTCCTTtctaaaataaaagtaaagagGTTAAACTCCAAAAGTACAAAGAGTACATATATTTAAACCTAAAATAGGCTCAAAATTCTATATGTTTCATATATTTGGAATTTAGCAAAT from Gossypium arboreum isolate Shixiya-1 chromosome 9, ASM2569848v2, whole genome shotgun sequence includes the following:
- the LOC108454584 gene encoding uncharacterized protein LOC108454584 — its product is MLIISVLPATRSPLFLSHTHSFWFRVLTMADVKEISKKRKRLSFPVTRSLIGSFIRSKSQVQSGSQSQHGRNHHDQQPIVKKLKNSLPDEDSSMGYGLSAVSIKDLRLRRVFSPSSTDGVIPDSFDDTENLGKPQIAEIHLGATQEPLENGSFKKLDMSNENFVQSTPPDAEIFGAEPVVERNGGEFSDQFLEKKPCEKGSHQQKDAMNNSMKSVLKPCSRARLFRTPGSFSYRRLLPYLMDIEKDHSGSQTMGHPQKPEKGFEDEHLLASNGPKSLPDKTTSCSLVVHDTDYGKPLIAASVESSTSRDDEASSMPVVNGEIEKLELQDSFEGRNLNCLKNCSSSTIEDSHFNEENLVGAVSSNKTSTDNIEVAKISVEHPCNAQSLEVLGQNFSTLNNKCESSCDFEVTESSKDDTKRSEIQGMPKATICNSFECQHLNSVDPALSEMGGNGKCSLQQRVDIDGEVVERVEDLSGECMSMTPPDVNTFSKYKTDGSRGNTADNVSQGVGQVTEKLTNETLHRNNSQGHAKSPDSSPKNKMAPKAHLHLKLSKIPGSVSYSRLLPYLIDITSQNSSASGNNQSLKVEKSSKEKPLSLFITPAKDTSMLTSNDKSCPVERHKGDDIKLDVVAASVTSTSDHKPTESPPKQVAESPMIMNLQEPGPPVKPSALDTSQKLETRLKDVVQSPAMSSSSPREEDAKLAANQLPLETDANCIKSTEKCANHEKHIEASFVEASMPPRIPSASLQKGILKRNPRGCRGICTCLNCSSFWLHAERSFEFSRIQMQDAEEVALDLIKELSYLRNMLEKSAFVAKDQTNICIDQVKEACKKASDAEELAKTRLSEMNYHLNIHCRIPCEERPSVRFADYVEEHVIHPIADSSNK